From bacterium:
CAGGGCTCTGAGCAAGCTTCCAGACGAGCGCATGTTCGCGGCCCCCGCTTCCCACGACGAGAATTTTCATGGCGTCCCCTTTCTTTATTTCTTTATCAGTCCGATCTCGCGCAAAAAGGCGTCCTTGTTACGCCAGTCCTCGCGTATCTTGACACGAAGATCGAGAAAAACGTCCTTTCCGAGGAACGATTCTATCCCGTGACGGGCTTTGGAACCTATGTCCTTGATCGTAGAACCATTCTTACCAATAATAATAGGTTTTTGCGATTTTTTTTCAACCAAAATCGAGGCATGGATGACCACTTTCGGCTTTTTTTCTTCAAAACTGTCGATTATCACAGCGCTCGAGTATGGAATCTCCTGCTTCATGGTCAGAAAAATCGCTTCACGGATAAGCTCGGATACAAAAAAACGTTCGGGCGCATCGGAAATCACATCACCGGGATAAAGCGCGGGGCTTTGCGGAAGCTTCGCAAGGATTACAGAGAGGAGTTCCTCCGTTCCATCGCCGTCAATGGCCGAAACCGGAACAATTTCGCAACCGGGGAAGAGT
This genomic window contains:
- the era gene encoding GTPase Era, which translates into the protein MTVDTDSANTSKAHVCGFVAIAGLPNAGKSTLLNRYMKEKVSIVSNKPQTTRVNVTSILTTNDYQIIFVDTPGILKPRYKMQEVMASFITRAVEESDVILVIADVSAFKGPFHSEFEEFAAKIDASRAVVALNKIDLVKKASLLEIIHETSQLFPGCEIVPVSAIDGDGTEELLSVILAKLPQSPALYPGDVISDAPERFFVSELIREAIFLTMKQEIPYSSAVIIDSFEEKKPKVVIHASILVEKKSQKPIIIGKNGSTIKDIGSKARHGIESFLGKDVFLDLRVKIREDWRNKDAFLREIGLIKK